In Dehalococcoidia bacterium, a single window of DNA contains:
- a CDS encoding helix-turn-helix domain-containing protein — translation PAPVINLTRRRAFEMFRDGMSIAEVAQEIARAPGTAAQYLADYIEETGPASVDPWISPETYRRVAQAAATEGMERLKPVFEALGGDVSYEDIRIVLAHLRSRKPAARVRLS, via the coding sequence CGCCCGCGCCGGTCATCAACCTCACCCGCCGGCGCGCCTTCGAGATGTTCCGGGACGGTATGAGCATCGCCGAAGTCGCCCAGGAGATCGCACGGGCGCCCGGGACGGCGGCGCAATACCTGGCGGACTACATCGAAGAGACCGGCCCTGCGAGCGTCGATCCCTGGATATCGCCGGAGACCTACCGGCGCGTTGCGCAGGCCGCGGCCACGGAAGGGATGGAGCGTCTGAAGCCGGTGTTCGAGGCCCTCGGCGGTGACGTCTCCTACGAGGACATCCGCATCGTCCTCGCGCACCTCCGTTCCCGGAAGCCCGCGGCGCGCGTCCGTCTCTCCTAG